Proteins co-encoded in one Haloarcula sp. DT43 genomic window:
- a CDS encoding transcriptional regulator → MSRSALVENVMAMLEDAGFLVSDRCAIRPKSFDIAARRGEDVLLLKILGNIDAFDAQTGGEMRRLGTYLNATPIVIGLRTRDEELKPGVVYFRHGVPVLSPDTAMDLFVEEVPPLIYAAPGGLYVNIDSEILADVREERDWSLGRLAKELGVSRRTVSKYEDGMDASVEVAAELEDLFDAPLTSPVSVLDGADEVRDDEPTPDDPDVAPEDEPIVTVFTRIGFEVHPTDRAPFKSVNESEDQREQILAGHSAFTETAEKRARIMSSVGEVTRTRSVYVVDELRRESVEGTALIEKDEMADIQDAVDLRDLIMERGEDREEVA, encoded by the coding sequence ATGTCACGGTCGGCGCTGGTGGAAAACGTCATGGCGATGCTCGAGGACGCTGGCTTCCTCGTCAGCGACCGCTGTGCGATTCGCCCGAAGAGTTTCGACATCGCTGCCCGTCGCGGCGAGGACGTGTTACTCCTGAAGATACTGGGCAACATCGACGCCTTCGACGCACAGACCGGGGGCGAGATGCGACGACTGGGCACCTACCTGAACGCCACGCCGATTGTGATAGGGCTCCGGACCCGGGACGAGGAGCTGAAACCCGGCGTCGTCTACTTCCGCCACGGCGTCCCGGTGCTGTCGCCCGACACCGCGATGGACCTGTTCGTCGAGGAGGTCCCGCCGCTCATCTACGCCGCGCCGGGCGGGCTCTACGTCAACATCGACTCGGAAATCCTGGCGGACGTCCGCGAGGAGCGCGACTGGTCGCTGGGCCGCCTGGCGAAGGAACTGGGCGTCTCCCGGCGGACGGTCTCGAAGTACGAGGACGGGATGGACGCGTCCGTCGAGGTCGCCGCCGAACTCGAAGACCTGTTCGACGCGCCGCTGACCTCGCCGGTGAGCGTCCTCGACGGTGCCGACGAGGTCCGCGACGACGAGCCGACGCCGGACGACCCCGACGTGGCCCCGGAAGACGAGCCAATCGTGACGGTGTTCACCCGCATCGGCTTCGAGGTCCACCCGACGGACCGCGCCCCGTTCAAGAGCGTCAACGAGAGCGAGGACCAGCGCGAGCAGATACTCGCCGGTCACTCCGCGTTCACCGAAACCGCGGAGAAGCGGGCGCGCATCATGTCCTCGGTCGGCGAGGTGACCCGGACCCGGTCGGTGTACGTCGTCGACGAACTCCGCCGGGAGTCCGTCGAGGGGACCGCCCTCATCGAGAAAGACGAGATGGCGGACATCCAGGACGCAGTCGACCTGCGGGACCTGATTATGGAGCGCGGCGAGGACCGCGAGGAAGTGGCCTGA
- a CDS encoding DUF7118 family protein, giving the protein MARPDAVARLESAADAHDRAQERVEAVGADALRDCREVYDELERLLDSYDGRATGGGDFEAFMEFQGQVGTLTEDLPEDLPERDTFEELDDFLQQRRLTEGDFERAREMLAPVGDLVGRLDELDDAREQYKKARTAAGRRREELDERIDDLERLRRLGEADLDAPVERLRDPIERYNDAVTEAFTDFRRNTPARDVLAVIERADAYPLVGFRSPPAELLTYVREHDTGREPIPKLLEYADYSASKLDHYVDDATALRSAVATRQTYLRRLDAEPVRIDWPPPSADALPWYCRAYRAVVARFAEEAVVAALRDVRALADRDDYERLRESAVARAELTDAERERLASGAVEEELATAREDRAAIETALETYPPL; this is encoded by the coding sequence ATGGCGCGACCCGACGCCGTGGCACGACTCGAATCGGCCGCCGACGCCCACGACCGGGCACAGGAACGCGTCGAGGCGGTCGGCGCGGACGCGCTGCGCGACTGCCGCGAGGTCTACGACGAACTCGAACGGCTGCTCGACAGCTACGACGGCCGGGCCACCGGCGGCGGCGACTTCGAGGCGTTCATGGAATTCCAGGGGCAGGTCGGGACGCTGACCGAGGACCTCCCGGAGGACCTGCCCGAGCGGGACACGTTCGAAGAACTCGACGACTTCCTCCAGCAGCGGCGGCTCACCGAGGGCGACTTCGAGCGGGCCCGCGAGATGCTGGCCCCGGTCGGCGACCTCGTCGGGCGGCTGGACGAACTCGACGACGCGCGCGAGCAGTACAAGAAAGCCCGGACGGCCGCCGGCCGGCGACGCGAGGAACTCGACGAGCGCATCGACGACTTGGAACGGCTCCGGCGGCTCGGCGAGGCCGACCTTGACGCGCCGGTCGAACGGCTCCGCGACCCCATCGAGCGGTACAACGACGCCGTCACCGAGGCGTTCACCGACTTCCGCCGTAACACGCCCGCCAGGGACGTCCTGGCGGTCATCGAGCGGGCGGACGCGTACCCGCTGGTCGGGTTCCGCTCCCCGCCCGCGGAGCTGTTGACCTACGTCCGCGAGCACGACACCGGCCGGGAGCCGATTCCGAAGCTCCTGGAGTACGCCGACTACTCCGCCTCGAAACTGGACCACTACGTCGACGATGCCACGGCGCTGCGGAGCGCCGTCGCCACCCGGCAGACGTACCTGCGGCGGCTCGACGCCGAGCCGGTCCGAATCGACTGGCCGCCGCCGTCGGCCGACGCCCTGCCGTGGTACTGCCGGGCCTACCGCGCCGTCGTCGCCCGCTTCGCCGAGGAGGCCGTCGTCGCGGCGCTGCGGGACGTGCGCGCCCTCGCCGACCGGGACGACTACGAGCGGCTCCGGGAGAGCGCCGTCGCTCGTGCGGAACTCACCGACGCCGAGCGAGAACGGCTGGCGAGCGGCGCCGTCGAAGAAGAACTGGCGACTGCCCGCGAGGACCGGGCGGCTATCGAGACGGCGCTGGAGACCTATCCGCCGCTGTAG
- a CDS encoding tRNA(Ile)(2)-agmatinylcytidine synthase, translating to MTVVGLDDTDSRERGMCTTYAAATLAASIRDAGGTVERLLLVRLNPAVEHKTRGNAALAVHTDLDADAARTLVEDVLDMAETDDPRTNPGAVVADCDPDAVPPQVETFAREAIQSIQAPTAATTLADVVGFARCQRGNGRGLVGALAAVGAWAALSDWTYEHIAYRERERWGTERTVDTESVRAAADEHYPTVWDTVDRESGYPVCVPRTPCPILYGIRGDDPGACRAAADAIESEPIARRATFVTNQGTDVHLQDAPLDAVEADSAYRVTGDVAVAPETRAGGHVFVTLEGDGATLDCAAFEPTKGFRDRVRSLRVGDRVTACGEVSDGTLKLEKFAVRDLVRTEPVTPDCPDCGRSMKSAGRTQGYRCRDCGTSADGKVDRPVERALERGWYEVPPVARRHIAKPLVRGGFDAPTHPAR from the coding sequence GTGACTGTCGTGGGCCTCGACGATACGGACTCGCGCGAACGAGGGATGTGCACTACCTACGCCGCCGCCACCCTCGCGGCGTCGATACGGGACGCCGGGGGGACCGTCGAGCGCCTGCTCCTCGTCCGGCTGAACCCCGCAGTCGAGCACAAGACCCGCGGGAACGCGGCGCTGGCCGTCCATACCGACCTCGACGCCGACGCGGCGCGAACTCTGGTCGAGGACGTGCTCGACATGGCCGAGACCGACGACCCCCGCACCAACCCCGGCGCGGTCGTCGCCGACTGCGACCCCGACGCCGTCCCACCGCAGGTCGAGACGTTCGCCCGCGAGGCGATTCAATCGATACAGGCCCCGACCGCCGCGACGACGCTGGCCGACGTGGTCGGCTTCGCTCGTTGCCAGCGGGGCAACGGCCGCGGGCTGGTCGGCGCGCTCGCGGCGGTCGGGGCCTGGGCCGCGCTGTCGGACTGGACCTACGAACACATCGCGTACCGCGAGCGGGAGCGCTGGGGGACCGAGCGGACGGTCGACACGGAGAGCGTCCGGGCCGCGGCCGACGAGCACTACCCGACCGTGTGGGACACCGTCGACCGCGAATCCGGCTACCCGGTCTGTGTCCCGCGGACGCCGTGTCCGATTCTCTACGGGATTCGCGGCGACGACCCCGGCGCCTGCCGCGCCGCCGCCGACGCCATCGAGAGCGAACCCATCGCCCGGCGGGCGACGTTCGTGACGAACCAGGGGACGGACGTGCACCTGCAGGACGCCCCGCTTGACGCAGTCGAGGCCGACAGCGCCTACCGCGTCACCGGCGACGTGGCCGTCGCGCCCGAGACGCGGGCGGGGGGCCACGTGTTCGTCACGCTCGAAGGCGACGGTGCGACCCTCGACTGTGCGGCCTTCGAACCGACGAAGGGATTCCGCGACCGCGTCCGCTCGCTCCGGGTCGGCGACCGGGTCACCGCCTGTGGCGAGGTCAGCGACGGGACGCTCAAACTGGAGAAGTTCGCCGTCCGGGACCTCGTCCGGACCGAGCCCGTCACGCCGGACTGCCCGGACTGTGGCCGGTCGATGAAATCCGCCGGCCGGACCCAGGGCTACCGGTGCCGGGACTGCGGGACCAGCGCCGACGGCAAGGTCGACCGTCCCGTCGAACGGGCCCTCGAACGCGGGTGGTACGAGGTGCCCCCGGTCGCGCGCCGCCACATCGCCAAGCCGCTGGTCCGGGGCGGGTTCGACGCCCCAACCCACCCGGCCCGCTGA
- the hisI gene encoding phosphoribosyl-AMP cyclohydrolase yields MTDVDLAFDEQEYIPAVAQDADTGEVLMLAYVTEEALERTRETGEAHYYSRSRDELWHKGATSGHTQAVEEVRVDCDGDALLYVVDQAGGACHTGYESCFHRTVDGETVGERVFDPDDVY; encoded by the coding sequence ATGACCGACGTCGACCTCGCGTTCGACGAGCAGGAGTACATCCCGGCCGTCGCCCAGGACGCCGACACCGGCGAGGTGCTCATGCTCGCCTACGTCACCGAGGAAGCGCTCGAACGGACCCGGGAGACGGGGGAGGCCCACTACTACTCGCGGAGCCGGGACGAACTCTGGCACAAGGGGGCCACGAGCGGCCACACGCAGGCCGTCGAGGAGGTGCGGGTCGACTGCGACGGGGACGCCTTGCTGTACGTGGTCGACCAGGCCGGCGGGGCCTGCCACACCGGCTACGAGTCCTGCTTCCACCGGACCGTCGACGGGGAGACGGTCGGCGAGCGAGTGTTCGACCCCGACGACGTGTACTGA
- the pyrE gene encoding orotate phosphoribosyltransferase, with product MANDDLIAALRDADAVKFGEFELSHGGTSNYYVDKYVFETDPDCLAHIAAAFAERIAEWDTDATLAGVALGAVPLVAVTSVETGIPYVIARKQAKEYGTGNRIEGDLPDGEEVIILEDIATTGQSAVDAAEALREAGAVVDRVLVVVDREEGARENLADHDLELASLVTASDLLADAPDDVDA from the coding sequence ATGGCAAACGACGACCTCATCGCGGCGCTGCGGGACGCCGACGCCGTCAAGTTCGGGGAGTTCGAGCTCTCCCACGGCGGCACGTCGAACTACTACGTCGACAAGTACGTCTTCGAGACCGACCCCGACTGTCTGGCGCACATCGCCGCGGCCTTCGCCGAGCGTATCGCCGAGTGGGACACCGACGCCACGCTCGCCGGCGTCGCCCTCGGCGCGGTCCCGCTGGTGGCCGTCACAAGCGTCGAGACGGGCATCCCCTACGTCATCGCCCGCAAGCAGGCCAAGGAGTACGGCACGGGCAACCGCATCGAGGGGGACCTGCCCGACGGCGAGGAGGTCATCATCCTCGAAGACATCGCCACCACCGGCCAGAGCGCGGTCGACGCCGCCGAGGCGCTGCGGGAGGCCGGTGCCGTCGTCGACCGCGTCCTCGTCGTCGTCGACCGCGAGGAGGGCGCTCGGGAGAACCTCGCGGACCACGACCTCGAACTCGCCTCGCTGGTGACCGCGTCGGACCTGCTCGCCGACGCGCCCGACGACGTCGACGCGTAG
- a CDS encoding A24 family peptidase, with protein sequence MLGSIPDLLRLVAVPVFGWAAYRDVKTRRVPNRTWTPLAALAVALLLWDAYAVWTGPTAVGQRLFLIRVAISLGFVVPLSYGFWLVGGFGGADAKAFMLVAVLFPVYPVYYLPTVALPLQQSAIGVFSLTVLSNTVLAGVAYPLAVAAGNLSRGRFSLAMFIGRPVPASAVTEEYGRLLESPDGFDRSGLDLDALRMYLRWRGCSLADVRADPDRHRRPASLPAVPNDPGDGSLATDGGEVADDGDGTGRGDAPAQAVADRSDAVDDPWGAERFLDDIDHSAYGTSPAQLRDGLEVLAERDEVWISPGIPFLVPMFAGLVVSLTYGDVLFALLQAVGLA encoded by the coding sequence GTGCTCGGGTCGATACCGGACCTGCTTCGGCTGGTCGCCGTCCCGGTGTTCGGGTGGGCGGCCTACCGCGACGTGAAGACCCGTCGGGTGCCAAACCGGACCTGGACCCCGCTGGCCGCGCTGGCGGTCGCCCTCCTTCTGTGGGACGCCTACGCTGTCTGGACCGGCCCGACCGCGGTCGGCCAGCGGCTGTTCCTCATCAGGGTCGCTATCAGCCTCGGCTTCGTCGTCCCGCTGTCGTACGGCTTCTGGCTCGTCGGCGGGTTCGGCGGGGCCGACGCGAAGGCGTTCATGCTCGTCGCCGTCCTCTTCCCCGTCTATCCGGTGTACTACCTGCCGACCGTCGCCCTGCCGCTCCAGCAAAGCGCCATCGGCGTCTTCTCGCTGACAGTGCTCTCGAACACCGTCCTGGCCGGCGTCGCCTACCCGCTGGCCGTCGCCGCCGGCAACCTCTCCCGGGGCCGGTTCTCGCTGGCGATGTTCATCGGCCGGCCCGTCCCCGCAAGCGCCGTCACCGAGGAGTACGGCCGCCTGCTCGAATCGCCCGACGGGTTCGACCGCAGCGGTCTCGACCTCGACGCCCTCCGGATGTACCTGCGCTGGCGGGGCTGCTCGCTGGCCGACGTCCGTGCCGACCCCGACCGGCACCGCCGCCCCGCCTCGCTGCCGGCGGTCCCGAACGACCCCGGCGACGGCTCGCTGGCGACCGACGGCGGCGAGGTAGCCGACGACGGGGACGGGACCGGCCGCGGCGACGCCCCCGCCCAGGCGGTGGCTGACCGCTCCGACGCCGTCGACGACCCCTGGGGTGCCGAGCGGTTCCTCGACGACATCGACCATTCGGCCTACGGCACGTCGCCGGCCCAGCTCCGCGACGGCCTGGAGGTGCTCGCCGAGCGAGACGAGGTGTGGATTTCGCCCGGCATCCCCTTCCTCGTCCCGATGTTCGCCGGGCTGGTCGTCTCGCTCACCTACGGCGACGTGCTGTTCGCGCTGTTGCAGGCGGTCGGGCTGGCCTGA
- a CDS encoding potassium channel family protein: protein MDPTGTVEYEPVSVKQVLAEMKDTAELLIDLSYSAVLLGSDDVAAEVLELEEKMDVLQLRARMSLLMACRSTADAEALAPVLGMVGAAEKISDAAGDIAKVVLEDIGLPDTMRAALPEAVETLVRATIGSDSPLAGETLGGLNLETETGVRALAVRRQGNWLLNPDRETRLEAGDVVLFRGPETGVAEVYRDATGDAYEPPEPPEGGVRDLERAVDSIVLMKDMGELAVDLAYGAVLFDSAEVAEEVVELEAEVDALQSRFEAWTLRAAADIDDPVSLRGLVHLARSTEVISDAALEMSEGVLRGLSTHPVVAEAVQESDEVIVRTTVYPDSDLAGRTIGDAAVKTATGMRIIAVRRAAGESERTGREGGDWVISPGPETEIRTGDVLIAKGTRTGGDRLTDLTGGE from the coding sequence ATGGACCCGACAGGGACGGTCGAGTACGAACCGGTCAGCGTCAAGCAGGTGCTGGCCGAGATGAAAGACACCGCCGAGTTGCTCATCGACCTCTCGTACTCGGCCGTCCTGCTGGGGAGCGACGACGTGGCCGCGGAGGTGCTCGAACTGGAGGAGAAGATGGACGTGCTCCAGTTGCGCGCGCGCATGAGCCTCCTGATGGCCTGCCGGTCGACGGCGGACGCGGAGGCGCTGGCCCCCGTCCTGGGGATGGTCGGGGCCGCGGAGAAGATAAGCGACGCCGCCGGCGACATCGCCAAGGTCGTACTGGAGGACATCGGCCTCCCGGACACGATGCGGGCGGCGCTGCCCGAGGCGGTCGAGACGCTCGTGCGGGCGACAATCGGGTCGGACTCGCCGCTGGCCGGCGAGACGCTCGGGGGCCTGAACCTCGAAACCGAGACCGGCGTCCGCGCGCTGGCGGTTCGCCGGCAGGGGAACTGGCTGCTCAACCCCGACCGGGAGACGCGCCTCGAAGCGGGCGACGTGGTGCTGTTCCGGGGCCCCGAGACCGGCGTCGCCGAGGTCTACCGGGACGCGACCGGCGACGCGTACGAACCGCCGGAGCCGCCGGAGGGTGGCGTCCGCGACCTCGAACGGGCCGTCGACTCCATCGTGCTGATGAAGGACATGGGCGAACTGGCGGTCGACCTGGCCTACGGGGCGGTGCTGTTCGACAGCGCGGAGGTCGCAGAAGAAGTGGTCGAACTCGAAGCCGAGGTCGACGCGCTCCAGTCCCGGTTCGAGGCCTGGACGCTCCGGGCCGCCGCCGATATCGACGACCCGGTGTCGCTGCGGGGCCTCGTCCACCTAGCCCGGTCGACGGAGGTCATCTCCGACGCCGCGCTGGAGATGAGCGAGGGCGTCCTGCGGGGGCTGTCGACCCACCCGGTCGTCGCCGAGGCCGTTCAGGAGTCCGACGAGGTCATCGTCCGGACCACGGTGTACCCCGACAGCGACCTCGCCGGGCGGACCATCGGCGACGCGGCGGTCAAGACGGCGACGGGCATGCGCATCATCGCCGTCCGGCGGGCGGCCGGCGAGAGCGAGCGCACCGGCCGGGAGGGCGGCGACTGGGTCATCTCGCCGGGGCCGGAGACGGAGATTCGGACCGGCGACGTGCTCATCGCGAAAGGGACACGAACCGGCGGCGACCGGCTCACGGACCTGACCGGCGGCGAGTAG
- a CDS encoding DUF7536 family protein, with product MSQSEPRSGKAAMVAALNVPRNAKLGFALAGLFTAGLFALFVLPGTARPMGFYVGLAFVLAVSLGGLLTALLTVVSAVRLARQ from the coding sequence GTGTCCCAGTCCGAGCCACGGAGCGGCAAAGCGGCGATGGTCGCGGCGCTGAACGTGCCACGCAACGCGAAGCTCGGCTTCGCGCTCGCCGGCCTGTTCACGGCCGGGCTGTTCGCCCTCTTCGTCCTGCCCGGGACCGCGCGCCCGATGGGCTTCTACGTCGGGCTGGCGTTCGTCCTCGCTGTCTCCCTGGGCGGCCTGCTGACGGCGCTTCTCACGGTCGTGTCGGCCGTTCGACTCGCCAGACAGTAG
- a CDS encoding glutathione S-transferase N-terminal domain-containing protein has product MATLELYELEGCPYCAKVIDKLDELGLDYESHMVPRSHDERTEVKEVSGQTGVPVLVDEDNGVDGMSESDDIVEYLEETYGQ; this is encoded by the coding sequence ATGGCTACCCTGGAACTCTACGAACTCGAAGGCTGTCCGTACTGTGCGAAGGTAATCGACAAGCTCGACGAGCTCGGGCTGGACTACGAGTCGCACATGGTCCCGCGGTCCCACGACGAGCGGACCGAAGTCAAGGAGGTCTCGGGCCAGACTGGCGTCCCCGTCCTCGTCGACGAGGACAACGGCGTCGACGGGATGTCCGAGTCCGACGACATCGTCGAGTACCTCGAAGAGACCTACGGGCAGTAG
- the fer1 gene encoding ferredoxin Fer1, which translates to MPTVEYLNYEVVDDNGWDMYDDDVFAEASDLDLDDEDHGSLDVNEGEYILEAAEAQGYDWPFSCRAGACANCAAIVLEGDIDMDMQQILSDEEVEDKNVRLTCIGSPDADEVRIVYNAKHLDYLQNRVI; encoded by the coding sequence ATGCCCACGGTAGAGTACCTTAACTACGAAGTAGTGGACGACAACGGCTGGGACATGTACGACGACGACGTCTTCGCAGAGGCGTCGGACCTCGACCTCGACGACGAGGACCACGGGTCCCTTGACGTGAACGAAGGCGAGTACATCCTCGAAGCCGCCGAGGCGCAGGGCTACGACTGGCCCTTCTCGTGCCGCGCCGGGGCCTGTGCGAACTGTGCCGCCATCGTTCTCGAAGGCGACATCGACATGGACATGCAGCAGATCCTCAGCGACGAGGAGGTCGAAGACAAGAACGTCCGACTGACCTGCATCGGCAGCCCGGACGCCGACGAGGTCCGGATCGTCTACAACGCGAAGCATCTCGACTACCTGCAGAACCGCGTCATCTAA
- the glmM gene encoding phosphoglucosamine mutase: MQVFGSSGVRGVAGEELTPRYVLRVAQAAGDVWRDDHDRVAIARDTRTTGRTFINAATSGLTGVGFDVDRLGVVPTPGLQAYCEREGVPGVMITASHNPAAYNGVKLVGPEGVELTRRTLDHVEAALRADAPAYADWETIGSDTVVDSARRRYREGVLAAVDRDRIADADLTVVVDPGHGAGSLTSPDLFRELGCEVHTVNTQPDGHFPGRDPEPVAENLEDLRSFVRATDADLGVAHDGDADRGMFVDETGTHVEGDAALAALAAAELEAGDGVVSAVNASQRLVDVVEDAGATLSLTPIGSTYIVSRIRKLQREGTHVAIAGEGNGGILFPDYRIARDGAFTAAKFLELVAERPASEVAADYDDYYNVRRNLEYGTEDEREAMLEGIEAHANDATADLDTTDGYRLDYGDGWVLARPSGTEPVVRVYAEARSLDRAEELAETMVSRATRQTNYSGG; this comes from the coding sequence ATGCAAGTGTTCGGGTCGAGCGGCGTCCGAGGTGTCGCGGGCGAGGAGCTGACACCGCGGTACGTCCTTCGGGTTGCACAGGCCGCCGGGGACGTCTGGCGTGACGACCACGACCGCGTGGCAATCGCCCGGGACACGCGGACGACCGGCCGGACGTTCATCAACGCCGCGACCAGCGGGCTGACGGGGGTCGGGTTCGACGTCGACCGGCTCGGCGTCGTCCCGACGCCAGGGCTGCAGGCCTACTGCGAGCGCGAGGGGGTCCCCGGCGTGATGATTACCGCAAGCCACAACCCGGCCGCGTACAACGGCGTCAAGCTCGTCGGCCCCGAAGGCGTCGAGCTGACGCGGCGGACGCTCGACCACGTCGAAGCCGCGCTCCGTGCGGACGCGCCGGCGTATGCGGACTGGGAGACCATCGGGTCCGACACCGTGGTCGACAGCGCCCGCCGCCGGTACCGCGAGGGAGTCCTCGCCGCCGTCGACCGCGACCGCATCGCCGACGCCGACCTCACCGTCGTCGTCGACCCGGGCCACGGCGCGGGGTCGCTGACCAGTCCCGACCTGTTCCGGGAACTCGGCTGTGAGGTCCACACCGTCAACACCCAGCCCGACGGCCACTTCCCCGGCCGCGACCCCGAGCCCGTCGCCGAGAACCTCGAAGACCTGCGGTCGTTCGTCCGCGCGACCGACGCCGACCTCGGGGTCGCACACGACGGCGACGCCGACCGCGGGATGTTCGTCGACGAGACCGGGACCCACGTCGAGGGCGACGCCGCGCTGGCCGCGCTCGCAGCGGCGGAACTCGAGGCCGGCGACGGCGTCGTCTCGGCGGTCAACGCCTCCCAGCGGCTGGTCGACGTGGTCGAGGACGCCGGCGCGACCCTCTCGCTTACCCCCATCGGCTCAACGTACATCGTCAGCCGCATCCGCAAACTGCAGCGCGAGGGGACGCACGTCGCCATCGCCGGCGAGGGCAACGGCGGCATCCTCTTCCCCGACTACCGCATCGCCAGGGACGGCGCGTTCACCGCCGCGAAGTTCCTCGAACTCGTCGCCGAGCGGCCCGCGAGCGAGGTCGCCGCGGACTACGACGACTACTACAACGTCCGGCGGAACCTCGAATACGGGACCGAGGACGAGCGCGAGGCGATGCTCGAGGGCATCGAGGCCCACGCGAACGACGCGACGGCTGACCTCGACACGACGGACGGCTACCGCCTCGACTACGGCGACGGCTGGGTGCTGGCCCGTCCCTCCGGGACCGAGCCCGTCGTCCGCGTCTACGCCGAGGCGCGGTCGCTCGACCGGGCCGAGGAACTCGCCGAGACGATGGTCAGCCGGGCGACCCGGCAGACGAACTACAGCGGCGGATAG
- a CDS encoding succinylglutamate desuccinylase/aspartoacylase family protein, translating into MVTFGTATAAPGEKDTGRLEVGETRDGSAFGLPVAVVNGVDDGRTLYIQAASDGDELNGVGVIQRTLPKLDPTELSGTILVCGVVNYHAFQVAEHRNPIDDTKMNRAYPGDKTGTSSERIAAATFDAAISADYVLDLHQGSTSRMIDEVRVRCGTRHRLHDECLELAKVFGCGYILDQKGPDGQLARAAPDEGVPTIDPELGGCVGWDEQSIQRGVDGVFNVLRYYGFLDGHHDTRPQTRASGFEQYGSPVGGLLDLKPDLGDRVSRGETLFEVTDVFGEPKAEITADSSGVFWRARRLPQVATGEYVCSVGTNVDTY; encoded by the coding sequence ATGGTTACTTTCGGTACGGCGACCGCCGCCCCCGGTGAGAAGGACACGGGGCGGCTGGAGGTCGGTGAGACCCGCGACGGGTCGGCGTTCGGGCTACCGGTCGCCGTCGTCAACGGCGTCGACGACGGACGGACCCTCTACATACAGGCGGCCAGCGACGGCGACGAACTGAACGGCGTCGGCGTCATCCAGCGGACGCTCCCGAAACTCGACCCGACGGAGCTGTCCGGGACGATTCTGGTCTGTGGCGTCGTCAACTACCACGCCTTCCAGGTCGCCGAGCACCGCAACCCCATCGACGACACGAAGATGAACCGGGCGTACCCGGGCGACAAGACCGGGACGTCCAGCGAGCGCATCGCCGCGGCGACGTTCGACGCCGCCATCAGCGCCGACTACGTGCTCGACTTACACCAGGGGTCGACCTCCCGGATGATAGACGAGGTTCGGGTCCGGTGTGGCACCCGGCATCGCCTCCACGACGAGTGTCTCGAACTGGCGAAGGTGTTCGGCTGTGGCTACATCCTCGACCAGAAGGGGCCCGACGGACAGTTGGCCCGCGCCGCGCCCGACGAGGGCGTCCCGACAATCGACCCCGAGCTCGGCGGCTGTGTCGGCTGGGACGAGCAGTCCATCCAGCGGGGCGTCGACGGCGTGTTCAACGTGTTGCGCTACTACGGCTTCCTCGACGGGCACCACGACACCCGCCCGCAGACCCGCGCCTCCGGGTTCGAACAGTACGGCTCCCCCGTGGGCGGCCTCCTCGACCTCAAGCCCGACCTCGGCGACCGCGTCTCCCGCGGCGAGACGCTGTTCGAGGTGACCGACGTGTTCGGCGAGCCCAAGGCCGAAATCACCGCCGACTCCAGCGGCGTGTTCTGGCGCGCCCGTCGGCTCCCGCAGGTCGCCACCGGCGAGTACGTCTGTTCCGTCGGGACGAACGTCGACACGTACTGA